The region GCACCATGGTGTAGTCGGTGAAGTGGTGCTCGACGCTCCACAGCGAGTTAAAACCGAGCGGTTCGGCCAAGTCGGCCAGCCGTAACTCGTGCTTGTAAGTTTCATAGTCGGAAATCTTCCGGTCGGGATTCTGGCAGATCGCCGCTAGGCCGACACCAAGGGGAGCAGGTAATTGCATAAATAGAGCCTCCTTAACAAAAAAAATTCCCGCTCGCACGAGCCGGGATTGGCCTTGTTCATAACGGAAGAGATCTAGGGAAGTAAGAGAGTTCAGGACAGAGGGCAGGGAGAACGCAGCTTGCGTCTAACAAGATGGAGTTGAATTACTTTGAAAACAGCAGGTAGTATCGAGAGAGCATTTCAGTGTTTTATGCACATTATAAGAAGGTGAGCGATATGTCCAAATCACAAGATACGAAGAAAGACAAAAAGAAACAGCCCCAGAAAACAGCTAAAGAAAAGAAGCAGGCAAAGCGAGAAAAGAAGAACAAATAATCTACTGCTGTCATTCTTTCGGCCGTAAGCGGGACCACCGCTCGCGGTGCTGGGGTACAACGCTTGTTAGGCGCACGTCACTTGGCCATAACCGCAGCCAGCGGACCGAGCCTTTCCGATGTCCTTCGTCCCACATCGACAGGGTTCATGCAAAAAGACGCTCCTCGCAGCCACATTGACACCCGACTCTTGTTTTCTGGCTTCAATCGACGATCTCTTGCACTCTGCCAACCTCACTGGTCTCAAGGCGCACTTTAATCCCGTGTGGGTGATGCGAGGAATTCGTCAGAATCTCTTTGACGATGCCGCGTGTCCTCCTCCCGCTACGTTGGTCCTGTTTCGTGACGATATCGACCTGTAGTCCGGGTCTTATGTCCTTCCGGTTTTGACCGTTCATGGTTCAACACCCCTCAACAGAGAAAAAGAAACGGAGGGTACCCAACGCCCCCGCTCAAGGGCCGCTGCCCCACCGCCCCGTTCGGATTCGGACAAGGCCGCAAACGGGCAACGGTCACGTGCACGGTCTCGTGAGACTAAGCTCCATCGGCAGATTGCTGCCTCTCCTGCAATTTTGCTTCAGTGCGCTGCAGCTCCCAGAGCCTTCTCTGCCCACTTATTGAGACTAACGCCGCTTCTTGCCGCCGCTTTGAGCGCAGCCGCATGAACCTCAGGCGCGATGCGCAACATCAGTTTGCCGCTTGCCGGCTTCTCAGGCTTGCTGCCCAGTTCCGCGCACGCAGAGATATAGTCTTCGATCACGGCGTGGAAGTTGGCTTCAAATTCAGACACGGACTCTCCGTGAAAGGCGATGATGTCATCAAGATCGAGGACTCGGCCAACGATGATTTTGTCTTCCGTATCGAAGATCATGCTCGCCGTATAGCCCTTGTAGCTCATTGTGTTGTTCATGGTTCGACTCCACTAGCACGAAAGACAAGGCGTGCAATCATGTTGATCTTGCCAGACACGAGGGCTATCACTCGGAGCCTAACAATCCCACTCGCCACGAGTCGCCCAGCCGCGACCCGTCGGCGCAAGCAGAACCGCCACGGGGGACGGGTCCCGTGCACAGCGCTGGTCAGGCCAGCATCACTTGACCGGTACGAAAATCAAGAGTCAAACTCTGGCCGCGAAAGAAGTCCAGCCCAAGCAGCCCATCAATGCCTGCGCTTGGTGGTACGGTGTGCCCCAGCACTGGAAAGTCAGTGCGCTCTTGCCCAAGAGCCGTAATTTTGTCCAGCGTAACGCGAGGCACAAACTCGACCCCACTTCCTGTGGTTACCTGTATGCGGTCTGGCACGAGGGCCGGATCGTAGCCGATAGTAACCAACATCCCTATGTTGACCACGGTACCCGTCGCTCCCGTGTCGAGCGCCAGCCGTAAGACGATGCTACCAGCAGGTCCCCACAACTCGGCGCGAACCATGATCAGCCCTTGCTGCGAATCGAAAGGGAAACTCATAGCACGACTGCCGTGTCTTTGGGCATCTTGCCGGTGTACAGCATAGCGGATCGCTTGGGACGCAACTCCACCGCTTTGCGATAGACCTCATCGCGATCCCTACTATGCCAGAGTACTTTACCGCTCCGCACTTCGAGGGCTTCGTTGGTCTGCGGGTCTCCGACCAAGATCCACTCAGAGTCGAATTGAGCTTCAATTTGGGCAATGGTCAGGACTTCCTCCATAACTCTGGTCCTCCAAGAAAGACTATAGAACCCAACAGCCCCGGGCGCGAGTGAGGCGTGCTGATTTACCGCGTCGGCTTTAGAACAAGGGCCGAAGTGAGAAAAATAAGGCACTACTCAGCCCTTTTCGTTTCGTAGGAACGGTGGACGATAGGCAGGTCATTTACGGTCTGTATCTGATTGACCAGCTTCGCCACCTACTCCAGCAGCCCACTGCCTATGCCAGCGGCTCCACCAACAGCGCCACTTGTCCCTGAAGCATCTGCGCTCATTTTGATCCCTCCTGGACCAAGCCTAACGCCAGAGCGCACCGAGAGCGGCCCGGATGTGCAGCTTCGGCGCTTGATGAAACCCCCACAGGGCCGCGATACGGTGGCGCGATATGTTAGATGGCGATGTCTCGGCAATGGTAAAAATTCAGTTAGCAATCAATCAGATGGTCAGTGACCTCCTCCTCGCAATTGCTCAAGAACAAGGTCGCGGGCTTTTTGAAATTCTGCTCCTTCCAAGGTGTGGTGGCGCGTTATCCTGTCAAATTCAGTCTGGTCCGTGCCCAGGTCAATTAGGACCTCACGAATAAGACTAAATTGAAGTCTCAGACTGGCAATATGACCAGCAATTCTTCTGAGTACGTCCTCGGTTAATTCCATGCTTGTCTCCTTTTCTCTTAAATGTTGGTCATATGATTCTTCCGAAGGAACGACTAGTAAAGAAGCCATCTAACGCATTGGGGCTGACCCGCGGCGGCCGGGTACTGGTCGCTTCGATTCGGAACCGTCGCCGCGCGGCCGCCGGCGGGTCCAGCCCCTGTTAGGCGGCATTCCCTCCTGCCTCGGCCCTCTTTCCAGCAAGACTGTTCAAGAACAGTCCGGCTACAACGACTCCAAAGACAGCCTCGCATCCGACCAGAACACGCGCCCGGTCGGTGACAGGCACTATGTCTCCGTAGCCCAGTGTGGTGATGGTCACGGCGCTGAGGTACATGAACCGAAGCAGCCCCCCTCCCAGTGGAGACGGCGAACCTACACAGACCGCACGGTAGCGCTCGACACGATCGAAGATTTCAGCGGAGATGTACAGAATCCCTTCGACGTTTCCGAAAGCGACTTTTCCCAGCGAATCGGGAAGTTTGTAGTCCGGTACGAAACGGGCGGCTCGTACGGGACCCCATGCGTATTCCAAGCCGAAAGACAAATCCCGGTGCTGACTCAAGCCATACAACATGAACTCAGGAAGGCGCTCGATACGAACGAACACTCGGACCTGGCCACCATCCGGCGTCTCCAACGGTGGGAATTCAAGACGCCAGATCGGTCGATGAGTCAGGTTCGTGTACGACCTTGGGAGACGACGGACGAAGGGACTCACAAAGGTGATGTAGGGATCTTGGCACCGCAAATCAACGACAGCCAGATCGGCGATGGTGTTACCAAACCCTTCCTTCTGAGGGTAGGCGAAGAAGTCGGCAACTGTCTTCAGCAGCTGGCCCTCAACTTCAACTCGAACCCGCGCTGCCTCGCCTTCGGCTGACGCATTCGACTGATAAAACTCGTCCGCAAAGCGCGAGTACAGCGCGCCACATCCCGGTATCATCAGCAGATAAGCCGCAGCAAACCATACTGGGCGAATCGTCCGCAGCCTTCGCATATCAAGTCTCGGCCGTCGTCAGGTCCGCCTAACGTTCCCGCGCACCGCGAGCGGCCCACACGCGGCCTTTCGGTGTTATTCCAAACCGCAATAGGGCCGCGATGCGGTGGCGCGGCGGGTTGGGCTGCATGGCTGCCACGCCTAGAAGGGGACTTCCTCTTCCTGTCTCAATATCAGCTTGTTTTGATTCGCGAAAAGCCAAGCCATCCCCGTTTCTGTCACTCGGTATGCAGTGAAGACATCACCGTCATAGTCTTTATTCTGAAAGGTCTCAAGCATTTCTTTGTCAAGCAATGCCTTAAGGCCAAGAGTTGCAGCGAGCTTCGTAAAACCTGCTTTTTCCATGTCTTCACGCACCCGGTAGGCTGAAATGCCATCATCCGGATCATTGATCTGCTGAGCCACTGCCACAAGAACTGCGATCTCGTATTGCTCAAGGCCCTCGAATTTTGTAACGGATGGTATCTGGGCAACTTGGCCAAGCCGCGCTTTCCTTTGAAGTAATGCCTTGAGCCTCGCGGTGATCTGCGTCTGAAGTTGGTCGAAATCCTGCGGGGATTCCGTTGAGTATCTGATGACAGAACGGTGCTGAACGTCAAACGGAAAGTGAGACGTGCGCTCCTCTGAGCAAACCAGGACGACTTCCCGTTGGCTCGCGATCGCGTAGCCAAGTTCAAACCAAACATTTGGGTTATCGGTCGAAATCTCAGCCAAGCACGCTTCACATGATTCGATGCCAGCTTCAATGTCCTCGATTGGGATGCTGACGCTAGGGTCTCGGTCCACTCGGTAGGGGTCGAGTCCTGCCTCGCGAATGGCGGGCGCGAAGACGCCTTCGTATCGCTTATCGAACCGTCCCTTGTCAAAAGGCTGGATCATGAAGCACTTCCCCATTCTGCCTCCTGATAGAAAATCCTAAGCTATGCTTTCTTTACGCAGCCCAACGCCCCCGCGCACCGCGAGCCGCCCACACGCGGCCTTTCAGGTTCAGCAGAATCGCAACGTGGCGGCGATGCGGTGGCGTGGCGGGTTAGGTGTCCGTTAGTGCCCCTTTTGAAGTTTCGGCTCTCGTAACCGAACTGATCCTTCGACTTGCTGGATTAGACTTGGTATGAGACGTTCACTAGCTCCAGCCACAAGCGCAAGGAGCAAGAGCAGAGCGCGATTCTCGTGGCTGTTACCCACAACGCCGAGTAGGACATTTGCTTTGACCGCCAGGACCACGACTAGTGTACCAAGCCATCCTGTAAGAACCCTTGCTGCTCCTTCAAGTCTATGGATTGCAGCTCCTGCCCCTGCCTCTACCTCTATCTTTGAGGACCGCCATAGGATTGAGCCGACAGCGCCAATAGCGCCAAACCCCATCGCTGTAACTGTTTCGACGCATTCAGGCCCACATCCTTCCGCAATCCAGTTCCGAAAGATCCATACGACAGCAGATAAGATTCCGAGACCACAGGCTGTGCACCCCGCCGCAGCAAGATACCAACTCCGCGCTAGTTCTTGAGACCGTGCGTGCAAGTATCGCTCCGCTCTATCGAGGACATCAAAGGCAGCATCAGTCCCCTTATCGCTAAAGAGCCGAGCGACACCTTCACCTATGAGACGTCGCACGGGTTGTAGGTGTCCGGTACCCACAAGAGACATTGACAGGGTTTCCAAGTGGCTCACTCGATTTAGGACTTCATCAGCTCCTGCTATATGCGTCTCAGACCCACGCCACTCTACAAAGTCATCCTCATCAAGATAGACAAGGAAATCCTCACCCTGAATGAGCAGAGTCTTAATTGTCTTCTTTAACCTCGGATCGAAGTCCCCTTCAGCAAGGAATGATAGTGATG is a window of Deltaproteobacteria bacterium DNA encoding:
- a CDS encoding LLM class flavin-dependent oxidoreductase; translation: MQLPAPLGVGLAAICQNPDRKISDYETYKHELRLADLAEPLGFNSLWSVEHHFTDYTMVPEVMPHLQNLQN
- a CDS encoding YwbE family protein, which gives rise to MNGQNRKDIRPGLQVDIVTKQDQRSGRRTRGIVKEILTNSSHHPHGIKVRLETSEVGRVQEIVD
- a CDS encoding type II toxin-antitoxin system HicB family antitoxin: MNNTMSYKGYTASMIFDTEDKIIVGRVLDLDDIIAFHGESVSEFEANFHAVIEDYISACAELGSKPEKPASGKLMLRIAPEVHAAALKAAARSGVSLNKWAEKALGAAAH
- a CDS encoding retropepsin-like domain-containing protein encodes the protein MSFPFDSQQGLIMVRAELWGPAGSIVLRLALDTGATGTVVNIGMLVTIGYDPALVPDRIQVTTGSGVEFVPRVTLDKITALGQERTDFPVLGHTVPPSAGIDGLLGLDFFRGQSLTLDFRTGQVMLA
- a CDS encoding two pore domain potassium channel family protein: MRRLRTIRPVWFAAAYLLMIPGCGALYSRFADEFYQSNASAEGEAARVRVEVEGQLLKTVADFFAYPQKEGFGNTIADLAVVDLRCQDPYITFVSPFVRRLPRSYTNLTHRPIWRLEFPPLETPDGGQVRVFVRIERLPEFMLYGLSQHRDLSFGLEYAWGPVRAARFVPDYKLPDSLGKVAFGNVEGILYISAEIFDRVERYRAVCVGSPSPLGGGLLRFMYLSAVTITTLGYGDIVPVTDRARVLVGCEAVFGVVVAGLFLNSLAGKRAEAGGNAA